In Candidatus Poribacteria bacterium, the following proteins share a genomic window:
- a CDS encoding phytanoyl-CoA dioxygenase family protein, with amino-acid sequence MLTQEQCDFYEENGYIGVEAVLTAEEVADLQRVTDEFVEKSREVTEHTDIFDLEPGHTPANPRVRRIKSPALYHTVYDQTLRHPKILDIVEQLIGSGVRYNGHKLNMKYPEFGSPVEWHQDWAFYPHTNDDLLAVGVVIDDMTVENGALMIIPGSHRGPTLDHHQDGAFIGAVTDPDFTPEGAVPVELKAGGITLHHVRALHGSAPNTSDRSRRLLLFQYCAVDAWPLKGIPDWDAFNDLIIRGEPTNQPRMVVAPVRMPEPYAELKGSIYEVQSLLDNPLYAKA; translated from the coding sequence ATGCTCACGCAAGAACAGTGTGATTTTTACGAGGAGAACGGTTACATCGGTGTTGAGGCGGTGCTAACAGCGGAAGAGGTCGCCGATCTTCAACGCGTCACCGATGAATTTGTTGAGAAATCGAGAGAGGTTACCGAACATACCGACATCTTTGATTTGGAGCCAGGGCATACTCCCGCGAATCCGCGCGTGCGTCGTATCAAGAGTCCAGCACTCTATCATACCGTCTACGATCAGACCTTACGGCATCCGAAGATTCTGGATATAGTAGAGCAGCTTATTGGATCCGGTGTTCGGTATAATGGGCATAAATTGAATATGAAGTATCCGGAGTTCGGAAGTCCGGTTGAATGGCATCAGGATTGGGCGTTCTATCCGCATACCAACGATGATCTGCTTGCAGTCGGTGTCGTGATTGACGATATGACTGTGGAAAACGGGGCATTGATGATAATTCCGGGTTCCCATAGGGGACCGACCTTAGATCATCACCAGGATGGTGCTTTTATCGGTGCGGTTACTGACCCTGATTTCACACCAGAGGGTGCGGTGCCTGTAGAATTGAAGGCAGGTGGGATCACGCTCCATCATGTCCGTGCGCTACACGGTTCTGCTCCGAATACTTCTGACAGATCGCGTCGCTTACTTCTCTTCCAGTATTGCGCGGTAGATGCGTGGCCTCTGAAGGGTATACCGGATTGGGATGCCTTCAACGACCTTATCATTCGTGGGGAACCGACGAATCAACCCCGTATGGTGGTTGCTCCGGTGCGTATGCCGGAACCATACGCGGAGTTGAAAGGTTCAATCTACGAAGTGCAGTCTCTGCTTGACAATCCGCTCTATGCCAAGGCGTAG
- a CDS encoding glycosyltransferase family 4 protein: MDKKPILYLSHCGSSIGGGEKQLAYLVANIDRARYRPLVVCPDDGVFVEHLRRVDIPTVVLELPPWRKARSLITRYSAAGKLVALAKTHSVHLVHTSDSWLNPYLWFLKKRLKVPVVSHVRNLLTSDQVWKYRFDRIDRTIAISEQSKDPLIQAGIDARKVDVIYNCVDLSVFQPAYRPAHPGEYVVGIVGRIEPFKRQKEFVEIAAKVTAQCKKVRFRVIGAALDMPEHRIYEQEVRQLVAKYGLQAFIHFAGHRTDMPTAMQELDLLVTLSAGSVIAEAMATGKPVIGTPIGSTAEMIVHGVTGYVVPLDSIEGIADKIIELAEDPIQSVRMGQAGRKHAEETFDIEMHVQKVQDIYKKLLTIG, from the coding sequence ATGGACAAAAAACCGATACTTTACCTGAGTCATTGCGGTTCGAGCATCGGCGGGGGTGAAAAGCAGCTTGCGTATCTCGTTGCAAATATTGACCGAGCGCGCTATCGTCCCCTCGTCGTTTGTCCTGACGATGGTGTTTTTGTGGAACACTTGAGGCGTGTTGATATTCCGACAGTGGTTCTTGAGCTTCCGCCGTGGCGGAAAGCGCGATCGTTGATAACGAGGTACAGTGCCGCTGGAAAATTAGTCGCACTTGCGAAAACACACAGCGTGCACCTTGTCCATACCTCTGATTCTTGGTTGAATCCGTATCTATGGTTTCTCAAAAAGCGGTTGAAAGTACCTGTTGTTTCACACGTGCGAAACCTCCTTACATCGGATCAGGTATGGAAATACAGGTTCGATCGGATAGACAGGACTATCGCTATCTCGGAGCAGAGCAAGGACCCGCTGATTCAAGCTGGGATTGATGCGCGAAAGGTTGATGTCATATACAATTGTGTTGATTTGTCCGTTTTTCAACCCGCGTATCGACCCGCACATCCGGGGGAATATGTTGTCGGTATCGTGGGTAGAATTGAACCCTTCAAACGCCAGAAGGAATTTGTTGAGATAGCCGCGAAGGTCACTGCGCAATGCAAAAAGGTGAGGTTTCGGGTCATCGGTGCCGCATTGGATATGCCGGAGCATCGCATTTATGAGCAGGAAGTCCGCCAGTTGGTGGCAAAATATGGATTACAAGCGTTTATTCACTTCGCTGGGCACCGCACGGATATGCCTACCGCGATGCAGGAACTTGACCTCCTCGTAACCCTTTCAGCAGGGAGCGTCATTGCCGAGGCGATGGCGACTGGTAAGCCTGTCATCGGGACACCTATCGGTAGCACGGCTGAGATGATTGTTCACGGGGTAACGGGATATGTTGTGCCCTTAGACTCGATAGAGGGAATCGCGGATAAAATTATTGAACTCGCCGAAGATCCGATCCAAAGCGTACGTATGGGACAAGCCGGAAGAAAACATGCCGAGGAAACGTTTGACATTGAAATGCATGTTCAAAAGGTACAGGATATTTATAAGAAATTGTTAACTATAGGTTGA
- a CDS encoding cation transporter, whose translation MCTGKVQEALKKVTGVSEVVSVSMAENKAVVKVEKGKVETDTLVKAVEGAGFTAKTAE comes from the coding sequence ATGTGTACCGGTAAGGTGCAGGAAGCACTCAAAAAGGTTACGGGTGTCTCTGAGGTTGTCAGTGTTTCTATGGCTGAGAATAAAGCCGTTGTGAAGGTTGAGAAGGGCAAGGTCGAAACGGACACGCTCGTAAAGGCTGTTGAAGGTGCAGGTTTTACCGCGAAAACAGCTGAGTAA
- a CDS encoding GIY-YIG nuclease family protein translates to MLTREMVADVPTDPGVYFFRGASGTILYIGKAKCLRKRVHSYLHKVKKRPSKIKRLIRWTTDVRYQVCRSEQEALFLESRLIQEHQPSYNTAMKYGRSSWYIRIDVGEAFPRLERVSETQPDGARYFGPLSSRRWTDEAIDILQRIFSVRTCEGEITPVPGFRACFQYHVKRCDAPCAALITREAYGETITDIVNLLDGAYEKVETSLIERRDRASEALQFERAAAFQRQLQRIQKVFTFLDVHRR, encoded by the coding sequence ATGCTAACGCGAGAAATGGTCGCCGATGTACCTACGGATCCAGGTGTCTACTTTTTTCGAGGGGCTTCGGGGACGATCCTCTATATCGGTAAAGCAAAATGTCTACGGAAGCGGGTCCACTCCTACCTCCATAAGGTAAAAAAACGCCCAAGCAAAATTAAAAGACTCATCCGATGGACGACAGATGTGCGCTATCAGGTGTGTCGTTCAGAGCAGGAAGCACTCTTCTTAGAGTCACGCCTGATTCAAGAGCATCAACCTTCCTATAACACCGCCATGAAGTATGGGCGGTCATCTTGGTATATTCGGATAGATGTCGGAGAGGCTTTTCCACGACTTGAACGGGTTTCTGAAACACAACCGGATGGCGCGAGATATTTCGGTCCGCTGTCGAGTCGCCGATGGACAGACGAAGCGATTGATATTTTACAGCGGATTTTCTCAGTTCGCACATGCGAAGGGGAAATTACACCGGTTCCAGGATTTCGTGCCTGTTTCCAATACCATGTGAAGCGTTGTGATGCTCCTTGTGCGGCACTCATCACGCGCGAAGCCTATGGAGAAACCATAACGGATATTGTCAACCTACTTGACGGCGCGTATGAAAAGGTGGAGACGAGTCTGATTGAAAGGCGGGACCGCGCATCCGAAGCACTTCAATTTGAGCGTGCTGCTGCGTTTCAAAGGCAGCTCCAACGGATTCAAAAGGTCTTTACGTTTTTAGATGTGCATCGGAGGTAA